One stretch of Xanthomonas sp. DAR 35659 DNA includes these proteins:
- a CDS encoding efflux RND transporter periplasmic adaptor subunit has product MLPVVRRFSMSPSRWLLLAVVFTGVAACSSKPPPQMPQTQVGVQTVKVQRLALDQTLSGRTVAYMSSEVRPQVGGILRKRLFAEGQDVQAGQVLYEIDPASYQAAYDTTKGDLAQAEAAVLSARPKAQRYQTLVGLDAVSRQDGDDALATLRANEAAVVAAKAALQTARINLDYTRITAPISGRIGTSSYTPGALVNAGQSEVLATINQLDPMYVDVTQSSAQLLRLRRQLDAGQLKAVDGKAEVKLQLEDGSTYARSGTLEVVDAAVDTATGTVKLRAVVPNPDRLLLPGMYVKAMLSMAVDEQAILVPQQAIGRNSKGEAVAMVVGRDNKVAQRVLTTGDAIGDKWVVRDGLKAGDRVVVQGLQKVSVGAEVKAVEVTETAATGNAAATATTASQGNAAAAPKAD; this is encoded by the coding sequence ATGCTGCCCGTCGTCCGTCGTTTCTCCATGTCGCCCTCGCGCTGGCTGCTGCTCGCCGTCGTTTTCACGGGCGTGGCCGCCTGTTCCTCCAAGCCGCCGCCGCAGATGCCGCAGACGCAGGTCGGCGTGCAGACGGTCAAGGTGCAGCGCCTGGCGCTCGACCAGACCCTGTCCGGCCGGACCGTGGCCTACATGAGCTCGGAGGTGCGTCCGCAGGTCGGCGGCATCCTGCGCAAGCGGCTGTTCGCCGAAGGCCAGGACGTCCAGGCCGGGCAGGTGCTGTACGAGATCGATCCGGCCAGCTACCAGGCCGCGTACGACACCACCAAGGGCGACCTGGCGCAGGCCGAGGCGGCGGTGCTGTCGGCCAGGCCCAAGGCGCAGCGCTACCAGACCCTGGTCGGGCTGGATGCGGTGAGCAGGCAGGACGGCGACGATGCGTTGGCCACGCTGCGCGCGAACGAGGCGGCAGTGGTCGCAGCCAAGGCCGCCTTGCAGACCGCGCGCATCAATCTCGACTACACCCGCATCACCGCGCCGATTTCCGGCCGCATCGGCACCTCCAGCTACACGCCGGGCGCGCTGGTCAACGCCGGCCAGAGCGAGGTGCTGGCCACCATCAACCAGCTCGACCCGATGTACGTGGACGTGACCCAGTCCAGCGCGCAGTTGCTGCGGTTGCGCCGCCAGCTCGACGCCGGCCAGCTCAAGGCGGTGGACGGCAAGGCCGAAGTGAAGCTGCAACTGGAGGACGGCAGCACCTACGCGCGCAGCGGCACGCTGGAGGTGGTGGATGCCGCGGTGGATACCGCCACCGGCACGGTCAAACTGCGCGCGGTGGTGCCCAATCCCGATCGCCTGCTGCTGCCGGGCATGTACGTCAAGGCGATGCTGTCGATGGCCGTGGACGAGCAGGCCATCCTCGTGCCGCAGCAGGCGATCGGCCGCAACAGCAAGGGCGAGGCGGTGGCGATGGTGGTCGGCCGCGACAACAAGGTCGCCCAGCGCGTGCTGACCACCGGCGATGCGATCGGCGACAAGTGGGTGGTGCGCGACGGACTGAAGGCCGGCGACCGGGTCGTCGTGCAGGGCCTGCAGAAGGTGTCGGTCGGCGCCGAGGTCAAGGCGGTGGAAGTGACCGAGACCGCGGCGACCGGCAATGCCGCCGCCACTGCAACCACGGCCTCCCAGGGCAACGCTGCCGCGGCGCCGAAGGCCGACTGA
- a CDS encoding efflux transporter outer membrane subunit, whose translation MTPVTLARSALALACAGLLAGCASLAPSYARPDAPVPATFADSGSGAAGDGANLATLDWRQVFLDPRLQQVIAQALDNNRDLRVAVLNIDKARAQYRIQRADLFPSVSLSGSQSATRSSASTSASGRSEVARTDAVDVGISSWELDLFGRIRSLKDEALETYLATAQTQRSTRLSLVAEVAADWLAVAADQQRLALAQQTLDSQRRTLVLTEARHREGIASGLDLAQVQTSVESARADVASYTTQLATSRNALDLVVGAPVSADALPQAGALEGGVALAPLPAPLESRVLLQRPDVLYAEHTLKSANADIGAARAAFFPTISLTASTGRSSTALSSLFDAGNRTWSFVPSVSVPIFRAGALKAELDVARITRDVNVASYQKAIQSAFSEVADALATRAQLDERMDAQRALVAVTQRSDDLAEARYRNGVDSYLDALDAQRSLYAAQQDLITLRLTEAGNRVTLYKVLGGGADAQSGEPVAETTR comes from the coding sequence ATGACCCCCGTGACCCTGGCCCGCTCGGCGCTGGCGCTGGCCTGCGCCGGCCTGCTCGCCGGCTGCGCGAGCCTGGCGCCGAGCTACGCGCGTCCCGACGCGCCGGTGCCGGCCACCTTCGCCGACAGCGGCAGCGGCGCCGCTGGCGACGGCGCCAACCTCGCGACCCTGGACTGGCGCCAGGTGTTCCTCGATCCGCGCCTGCAGCAGGTGATCGCGCAGGCGCTGGACAACAACCGCGACTTGCGCGTGGCCGTGCTCAACATCGACAAGGCGCGCGCGCAGTACCGCATCCAGCGCGCCGACCTGTTCCCGTCGGTGAGCCTGAGCGGCAGCCAGAGCGCCACGCGCAGCAGCGCATCCACCAGCGCCAGCGGGCGCTCGGAGGTAGCGCGCACGGATGCGGTCGACGTCGGCATCAGTAGTTGGGAGCTGGACCTGTTCGGACGCATCCGCAGCCTCAAGGACGAAGCCCTGGAAACCTACCTGGCCACCGCGCAGACCCAGCGCAGTACGCGCCTGAGCCTGGTTGCCGAGGTCGCGGCCGACTGGCTGGCCGTGGCCGCCGACCAGCAGCGCCTGGCGCTGGCGCAGCAGACCCTGGACAGTCAGCGGCGGACCCTGGTGCTCACCGAGGCACGGCACCGCGAAGGTATCGCCTCCGGGCTGGACCTGGCGCAGGTGCAGACCAGCGTGGAAAGCGCGCGTGCCGACGTGGCCAGCTACACCACGCAGCTGGCCACCTCGCGCAATGCCCTGGACCTGGTGGTCGGCGCACCGGTGTCGGCCGACGCCCTGCCGCAGGCCGGCGCGCTGGAGGGCGGCGTGGCGCTGGCGCCGCTGCCGGCGCCACTGGAATCGCGCGTGCTGTTGCAGCGCCCGGACGTGCTGTACGCCGAGCACACGCTGAAGTCGGCCAACGCCGACATCGGCGCGGCACGCGCGGCGTTCTTCCCGACCATTTCGCTGACCGCCTCCACCGGGCGCAGCAGCACCGCGCTGTCCAGCCTGTTCGATGCCGGCAACCGCACCTGGTCGTTCGTGCCCAGCGTCAGCGTGCCGATCTTCCGCGCCGGCGCGCTCAAGGCCGAACTGGACGTGGCCCGGATCACCCGCGACGTCAACGTTGCCAGCTACCAGAAGGCCATCCAGAGCGCTTTCAGCGAAGTGGCCGATGCGCTGGCCACGCGCGCGCAGTTGGACGAACGCATGGATGCGCAGCGCGCCCTCGTCGCCGTCACCCAGCGCAGTGACGACCTGGCCGAGGCCCGCTATCGCAACGGCGTGGACAGCTATCTGGATGCCCTGGACGCGCAGCGCTCGCTGTACGCGGCGCAGCAGGACCTGATCACGCTGCGGCTGACCGAGGCCGGCAACCGCGTCACCCTGTACAAGGTGCTCGGCGGCGGCGCGGACGCGCAGAGCGGCGAGCCCGTGGCGGAAACGACGCGTTAG
- a CDS encoding response regulator, with amino-acid sequence MSGLDPIGHVLIVEDEPRLAAVLGEYLHAAGYSHDWIADGAQALGAFRAQKPDLVLLDLMLPNRDGLEICRDLRRESAVPVIMVTARVEEIDRLLGLEIGADDYICKPFSPREVVARVQAVLRRHRHDPKGAPAPGLRIDEDACRASVHGRDLDLTQVEFRLLRTLAAAPGRVYSREQLMDRLYVDHRIVTDRTVDSHVKNLRRKLADAGVEDWVRSVYGAGYRFEP; translated from the coding sequence ATGAGCGGCCTGGACCCGATCGGGCACGTGCTGATCGTCGAGGACGAACCGCGCCTGGCCGCGGTGCTGGGCGAGTACCTGCACGCGGCCGGCTATTCGCACGACTGGATCGCCGATGGCGCGCAGGCGCTGGGCGCGTTCCGCGCGCAGAAGCCGGACCTGGTGCTGCTGGACCTGATGCTGCCCAACCGCGATGGCCTGGAGATCTGCCGCGACCTGCGCAGGGAAAGCGCGGTGCCGGTGATCATGGTCACCGCGCGCGTGGAGGAGATCGACCGCCTGCTGGGCCTGGAGATCGGCGCCGACGACTACATCTGCAAGCCGTTCAGCCCGCGCGAGGTGGTGGCGCGGGTGCAGGCGGTGCTGCGTCGCCATCGCCATGATCCCAAGGGCGCGCCGGCGCCGGGCCTGCGGATCGACGAGGACGCCTGCCGCGCCAGCGTGCACGGCCGCGACCTGGACCTGACCCAGGTCGAGTTCCGCCTGCTGCGCACCCTCGCCGCCGCACCGGGGCGCGTTTACTCGCGCGAACAACTGATGGACCGTCTCTACGTCGACCACCGCATCGTCACCGACCGCACCGTCGACAGCCACGTCAAGAATCTGCGCCGCAAGCTCGCCGACGCCGGCGTGGAGGACTGGGTGCGGTCGGTGTATGGGGCCGGTTATCGCTTCGAGCCGTGA
- the baeS gene encoding sensor histidine kinase efflux regulator BaeS, translated as MKLGLTAKLFLAILAACVTVLLINGLAVQAFVKRQFLDYLNQQGVERMLETLPRVRAEYARHGNWDFVRDNPDVWFVLMRPEHGPGTPPRAPPISDQTGAVFRFALLDQDYRPVIGNPDVGRDDILRPVVVGGRTVGWMAMLPFQKALAAADARFYAAQQHAWWMIGSASLVIAALLGWLLSRALLRRMRGLTGATHRLAAGDYATRIDASARDELGQLARDFNLLAQALEHNERARRDFMADISHELRTPLAVLRAELEALQDGIRPMTPDSLGSLHQQIGQLGKLIEDLYDVSLTDVGALAYRRAPVDLAVILSTVLDGMRARFVAAQLQVQVQIDAGPLQVDGDERRLQQLLGNLLENTLRYTDAGGTVQVRCMRRDAMLELVVEDSAPGVEADKRARLFERFYRAEASRNRASGGSGLGLAICRNIAEAHGGAIDAEASALGGLRVLLRLPALAA; from the coding sequence ATGAAACTGGGCCTCACCGCCAAGCTGTTCCTCGCCATCCTCGCCGCATGCGTGACGGTGCTGCTGATCAATGGCCTGGCCGTACAGGCCTTCGTCAAACGCCAGTTCCTGGACTACCTCAACCAACAAGGCGTGGAGCGCATGCTGGAGACCTTGCCGCGGGTCAGGGCCGAGTATGCCCGGCACGGCAACTGGGACTTCGTGCGCGACAATCCCGATGTGTGGTTCGTGCTGATGCGCCCGGAGCATGGCCCTGGTACACCGCCCAGGGCACCTCCGATTTCCGACCAGACCGGCGCGGTGTTTCGCTTCGCGCTGCTCGACCAGGACTACAGGCCGGTGATCGGCAATCCCGATGTCGGTCGGGACGACATCCTGCGCCCGGTGGTGGTCGGCGGCCGTACCGTCGGCTGGATGGCGATGCTGCCATTCCAGAAGGCGCTGGCGGCGGCAGACGCACGCTTCTACGCGGCGCAGCAACACGCATGGTGGATGATCGGCAGCGCCTCGCTGGTGATCGCCGCACTGCTCGGCTGGCTCCTGTCGCGCGCCTTGCTGCGGCGCATGCGTGGTCTCACCGGCGCCACCCACCGCCTGGCCGCCGGCGACTACGCCACCCGCATCGACGCCAGTGCGCGCGACGAACTCGGCCAGCTGGCGCGCGACTTCAACCTGCTGGCGCAGGCGCTGGAGCACAACGAACGCGCGCGGCGCGACTTCATGGCCGACATCTCGCACGAGCTGCGCACGCCGCTGGCGGTGCTGCGCGCCGAACTCGAAGCGCTGCAGGACGGCATCCGGCCGATGACGCCGGACTCGCTGGGTTCGCTGCACCAGCAGATCGGCCAGCTCGGCAAGTTGATCGAGGATCTGTACGACGTGTCGCTGACCGACGTCGGCGCGCTCGCCTACCGACGCGCGCCGGTCGACCTGGCGGTGATCCTGTCCACTGTCCTGGACGGCATGCGCGCGCGCTTCGTTGCCGCGCAGCTGCAGGTGCAGGTGCAGATCGACGCCGGCCCACTGCAGGTGGACGGCGACGAGCGCCGCCTGCAGCAACTGCTCGGCAACCTGCTGGAGAACACGCTGCGCTACACCGACGCCGGCGGCACGGTGCAGGTGCGCTGCATGCGTCGCGACGCGATGCTGGAACTGGTGGTGGAGGACAGCGCACCGGGCGTGGAGGCAGACAAGCGCGCCCGCCTGTTCGAGCGCTTCTACCGTGCCGAGGCCTCGCGCAACCGCGCCAGCGGCGGCAGCGGCCTGGGCCTGGCGATCTGCCGCAACATCGCCGAGGCCCATGGTGGTGCGATCGACGCCGAGGCCTCGGCGCTCGGCGGATTGCGCGTGTTGTTGCGTTTGCCGGCGCTGGCCGCATGA
- the purU gene encoding formyltetrahydrofolate deformylase, translating into MRPDYILTLSCPDRTGIVYRVSGLLFEHGCNILDAQQFGDEESGRFFLRVHFDVPADGIVAAVKVQLEPLAADYAMDWQLHDARRRARLLVLVSKQGHCLNDLLFRAHSRQLRVDIAAVASNHQDFAALAGSYDVPFHHLPVDAGNRAEQEAQLLALVERENIDLVVLARYMQILSPMLCAALAGRAINIHHSFLPSFKGAQPYHQAYARGVKIIGATAHYVTGDLDEGPIIEQDVARVDHAMTPRDLVRLGSDIESQVLARAVRRHVEHRILLNGHRTVVFR; encoded by the coding sequence ATGCGCCCCGACTACATCCTGACCCTGTCTTGCCCGGACCGTACCGGCATCGTCTACCGCGTCAGCGGCCTGCTGTTCGAGCATGGCTGCAACATCCTCGACGCGCAGCAGTTCGGCGACGAGGAGAGCGGCCGCTTCTTCCTGCGCGTGCACTTCGACGTGCCCGCCGACGGCATCGTCGCCGCGGTGAAGGTGCAACTGGAGCCGCTCGCCGCCGACTACGCGATGGACTGGCAACTGCACGACGCGCGCCGCCGCGCGCGCCTGCTGGTGCTGGTCAGCAAGCAGGGCCACTGCCTCAACGATCTGCTGTTCCGCGCGCACAGCCGGCAACTGCGCGTGGACATCGCCGCGGTGGCGTCCAACCATCAGGATTTCGCCGCGCTGGCAGGTTCCTACGACGTGCCGTTCCATCACCTGCCGGTGGATGCCGGCAACCGCGCCGAGCAGGAGGCGCAACTGCTGGCCCTGGTCGAGCGCGAAAATATCGATCTGGTAGTGCTGGCGCGCTACATGCAGATCCTCTCGCCCATGCTGTGCGCGGCGCTGGCCGGGCGCGCGATCAACATCCACCACAGCTTCCTGCCCAGCTTCAAGGGCGCGCAGCCGTATCACCAGGCGTACGCACGCGGGGTCAAGATCATCGGCGCCACCGCGCACTACGTCACCGGCGATCTCGACGAGGGTCCGATCATCGAACAGGACGTGGCCCGGGTCGATCACGCGATGACCCCGCGCGATCTGGTCCGCCTGGGCAGCGACATCGAATCGCAGGTGCTGGCGCGCGCGGTACGCCGCCACGTCGAGCATCGCATCCTGCTCAATGGGCATCGCACGGTCGTGTTTCGGTGA
- a CDS encoding efflux RND transporter permease subunit — MARFFIDRPIFAWVIAIVITLAGALSILSLPLEQYPDIAPPSINVSATYTGASAETVQNSVTQILEQQMTGLDHLLYMSSSSSSAGTASITLTFDSGTDPDTAQVQVQNKVSQGEAMLPEAVQSNGVTVTKSMGSSMFMVLAFTSEDGSMDSTDIGDYMVSTLQDPISRLNGVGGVNVFGSEYSMRVWLDPEKLRTYALMPSDVSNAISAQNADVSSGALGALPAVQGQQLNATVTSRSKLKTPAQFEAIVLKSQPGGATVYLRDVARVELGSRSYASSSKYNGKPASGMGLELATGANALDAAKAVDAKLEQLKPYFPTGLNYEIAYDTTPFVRISIEEVVKTLLEAIVLVVLVMYLFLQNWRATLVPVIAVPVVLLGTFGVLALLGYSINTLTMFAMVLAIGLLVDDAIVVVENVERLMSEDGMSPRQATYTSMGQISGALVGIALVLTAVFLPMAFFGGATGEIYRQFSVTIAAAMLLSLLVALTLSPALCASLLKPIARGGHVSRKGLLGRFFGWFNTRFDRGADGYGRGVGKLIGHRKLGGLVYLVLLAVMALLFWRLPSSFLPDEDQGMLMVMFTTPAGATQQRTQQSIDQATGFILKQPEVAGMMTITGFSFAGSSQNSGMGFIKLKDWAERGASAQEIANRITGAMMGTLPDAQVFALSPPAINGLGTTSGFTLELQDVAGKGHDALVTARQQLLQLANADKELSAVRFNGLEDAPTYRVQIDDAKAGALGLSASDINATLATVMGGSYVNDFLNSNRVKRVYVQGEPAARMLPADIGRWYVRNSSAEMVPFSAFSSSQWAYAPQVLSRFNGVESMEITGSAASGISSGDAMNGIAALVGKLGKDVGYAWSGMSYQEQAAGAQTWMLYAVSLVFVFLCLAALYESWSIPISVMLAVPVGIVGALLATWLRGLSNDIYFQVGLLATMGLAAKNGILIVEFAKELEEKGQPLVAATLHAARLRLRPILMTSLAFMLGVLPMVVSSGAGSGGRHALGTGVLGGTLVSTALGIFFVPLFYVIVRSVFPGKRLEPEPAQLQEANR; from the coding sequence ATGGCCCGTTTCTTCATCGACCGTCCCATCTTCGCCTGGGTCATCGCGATCGTGATCACCCTGGCCGGCGCGCTCTCGATCCTGTCGCTGCCGCTGGAGCAGTACCCGGACATCGCCCCGCCATCGATCAACGTCAGCGCCACCTATACCGGCGCCTCGGCGGAAACCGTGCAGAACTCGGTGACGCAGATCCTGGAGCAGCAGATGACCGGCCTGGACCACCTGCTGTACATGTCCTCCAGCAGCAGCTCCGCCGGCACCGCCTCGATCACCCTGACCTTCGACTCCGGCACCGACCCGGACACCGCCCAGGTACAGGTGCAGAACAAGGTCTCGCAAGGCGAGGCGATGCTGCCGGAGGCGGTGCAGAGCAATGGCGTGACCGTCACCAAGTCCATGGGCAGCAGCATGTTCATGGTGCTGGCCTTCACCTCTGAAGACGGCAGCATGGACAGCACCGACATCGGCGACTACATGGTGTCCACGCTGCAGGATCCGATCAGCCGGCTCAACGGCGTCGGTGGGGTCAACGTGTTCGGTTCCGAGTATTCGATGCGAGTGTGGCTGGATCCGGAAAAGCTGCGCACCTACGCGCTGATGCCCTCGGACGTCAGCAATGCGATCTCGGCGCAGAACGCCGACGTCTCCTCCGGCGCGCTGGGCGCGCTGCCGGCGGTGCAGGGCCAGCAGCTCAACGCCACGGTCACCTCGCGCAGCAAGCTCAAGACCCCGGCGCAATTCGAGGCGATCGTGCTGAAGTCGCAGCCCGGTGGCGCCACCGTCTACCTGCGCGACGTGGCGCGGGTCGAGTTGGGCTCCAGGTCCTACGCGTCCAGTTCCAAGTACAACGGCAAGCCCGCCTCCGGCATGGGCCTGGAACTGGCGACCGGCGCAAATGCACTGGATGCGGCCAAGGCGGTGGACGCCAAGCTCGAACAGCTCAAGCCCTATTTCCCCACCGGGCTCAACTACGAGATCGCCTACGACACCACGCCGTTCGTGCGCATTTCCATCGAGGAAGTGGTCAAGACCCTGCTCGAGGCGATCGTGCTGGTGGTGCTGGTGATGTACCTGTTCCTGCAGAACTGGCGGGCCACGCTGGTGCCGGTGATCGCGGTGCCGGTGGTGCTGCTGGGCACCTTCGGTGTGCTGGCGTTGCTCGGCTATTCGATCAATACGCTGACCATGTTCGCGATGGTGCTGGCGATCGGCCTGCTGGTCGACGACGCCATCGTGGTGGTGGAGAACGTCGAGCGCCTGATGAGCGAGGACGGCATGTCGCCGCGGCAGGCGACCTACACCTCGATGGGGCAGATCTCCGGCGCACTGGTCGGTATCGCCCTGGTGCTGACCGCGGTGTTCCTGCCGATGGCGTTCTTCGGCGGCGCCACCGGCGAGATCTACCGGCAGTTCTCGGTGACCATCGCCGCGGCGATGCTGCTGTCGCTGCTGGTGGCGCTGACCCTGAGTCCGGCGCTGTGCGCCAGCCTGCTCAAGCCGATCGCGCGCGGCGGGCATGTGTCGCGCAAGGGTTTGCTCGGGCGTTTCTTCGGCTGGTTCAACACCCGTTTCGACCGGGGCGCCGACGGCTACGGCCGCGGCGTGGGCAAGCTGATCGGCCACCGCAAACTGGGCGGACTGGTCTATCTGGTGCTGCTCGCGGTGATGGCGCTGCTGTTCTGGCGCCTGCCCAGCTCGTTCCTGCCCGACGAGGACCAAGGCATGCTGATGGTGATGTTCACCACGCCGGCCGGCGCCACCCAGCAACGCACCCAGCAGTCGATCGACCAGGCCACCGGCTTCATCCTCAAGCAGCCGGAGGTGGCCGGCATGATGACCATCACCGGTTTCAGCTTCGCCGGCAGCAGCCAGAATTCGGGCATGGGCTTCATCAAGCTCAAGGATTGGGCCGAGCGCGGCGCCTCGGCGCAGGAGATCGCCAATCGCATCACCGGCGCGATGATGGGCACGCTGCCGGATGCGCAGGTGTTCGCGCTGTCGCCGCCGGCGATCAACGGCCTGGGCACTACGTCCGGCTTCACGCTGGAATTGCAGGACGTGGCCGGCAAGGGCCACGACGCGCTGGTCACCGCGCGCCAGCAGCTGCTGCAGTTGGCCAACGCCGACAAGGAGCTGAGCGCGGTGCGCTTCAACGGATTGGAAGACGCACCGACCTACCGGGTGCAGATCGACGACGCCAAGGCCGGCGCGCTGGGCCTGAGCGCTTCGGACATCAACGCCACGCTGGCCACGGTGATGGGCGGCAGCTACGTCAACGATTTCCTCAACAGCAACCGGGTCAAGCGCGTGTACGTGCAGGGCGAGCCGGCCGCCCGCATGCTGCCCGCCGACATCGGTCGCTGGTACGTGCGCAACAGCAGCGCGGAGATGGTGCCGTTCTCGGCCTTCTCCAGCAGCCAGTGGGCGTATGCGCCGCAGGTGCTGAGCCGGTTCAACGGCGTGGAGTCGATGGAGATCACCGGCAGTGCCGCCAGCGGCATCAGTTCCGGCGATGCGATGAATGGCATCGCCGCGCTGGTGGGCAAGCTCGGCAAGGACGTCGGCTATGCCTGGTCGGGCATGTCCTACCAGGAGCAGGCCGCCGGCGCGCAGACCTGGATGCTGTACGCGGTGTCGCTGGTATTCGTGTTCCTGTGCCTGGCCGCGCTGTACGAGAGCTGGTCGATCCCGATCTCGGTGATGCTGGCGGTGCCGGTGGGCATCGTCGGCGCGCTGTTGGCGACGTGGCTGCGCGGGCTGTCCAACGACATCTACTTCCAGGTCGGCCTGTTGGCGACGATGGGCCTGGCGGCCAAGAACGGCATCCTGATCGTGGAGTTCGCCAAGGAACTGGAAGAGAAGGGCCAACCGCTGGTCGCCGCCACCCTGCATGCCGCGCGCCTGCGCCTGCGGCCGATCCTGATGACCTCGCTGGCGTTCATGCTCGGCGTGCTGCCGATGGTGGTGAGCAGCGGCGCCGGCTCCGGCGGCCGCCACGCGTTGGGCACCGGCGTGCTCGGCGGAACGCTGGTGTCGACCGCGCTTGGCATCTTCTTCGTGCCGCTGTTCTACGTGATCGTGCGCAGTGTGTTCCCCGGCAAGCGCCTCGAACCGGAACCGGCGCAACTGCAGGAGGCGAACCGATGA
- a CDS encoding IS110 family transposase, with translation MRRFVGIDVAKAELVIHVLPDALAWTQPNTPQGRVELVQRLARLECERIVLEASGGYEHEVLRTLRQADLPAVRMCAQRPRALAKALGIKARTDALDARLLAVAAQAIAATPTDVLPEHLQHLRELLDLRNALVGQHDALRRRLEHITSPEVRRHCQEAIDLLKRQSDALKRDLQQQADACSTLPKVPGLGPILRATLAAGLPELGTLPPRKLAALVGLAPFNHDSGRWQGQRRIKGGRSDVRRALYMATWASIRAKSPLAQTYARLQAAGKPAKVAIVACMHKYLRWLNAIARDQASYAPPVIAAA, from the coding sequence ATGCGGCGCTTTGTCGGGATCGATGTTGCCAAGGCCGAACTGGTCATTCATGTGCTGCCGGACGCACTGGCCTGGACCCAGCCCAACACGCCGCAAGGGCGCGTTGAGCTGGTCCAGCGTCTGGCGAGGCTGGAGTGCGAACGGATCGTGCTGGAAGCCAGCGGTGGCTACGAACATGAGGTGCTGCGGACGTTGCGCCAGGCCGACTTGCCGGCGGTGCGGATGTGCGCGCAGCGCCCGCGGGCGCTGGCCAAGGCGCTGGGCATCAAGGCCAGGACCGATGCCCTGGACGCGCGCCTGTTGGCGGTTGCCGCCCAAGCCATTGCGGCCACCCCGACGGACGTGTTGCCCGAGCACCTGCAGCACCTGCGCGAACTGCTGGATCTGCGCAACGCCCTGGTCGGCCAGCACGACGCCCTCCGGCGGCGTTTGGAGCACATCACCAGCCCGGAGGTGCGGCGCCACTGCCAGGAAGCGATCGACCTGCTGAAGCGGCAGAGCGATGCGCTGAAGCGAGACCTCCAGCAGCAGGCCGACGCGTGTTCGACCCTGCCCAAAGTGCCGGGGCTGGGGCCGATCCTGCGCGCCACCCTGGCCGCAGGTCTGCCGGAACTGGGAACGCTGCCGCCGCGCAAGCTGGCTGCCCTGGTCGGGCTGGCACCGTTCAATCACGACAGCGGCCGCTGGCAAGGCCAGCGCCGCATCAAAGGCGGGCGCAGCGACGTGCGCCGCGCGCTGTACATGGCCACCTGGGCCAGCATCCGCGCCAAATCCCCCTTGGCCCAGACCTATGCGCGCCTGCAAGCGGCCGGCAAACCGGCCAAGGTCGCCATCGTCGCCTGCATGCACAAGTACCTACGCTGGCTCAACGCCATCGCACGCGATCAGGCCTCTTACGCGCCTCCCGTCATCGCTGCTGCATGA
- a CDS encoding XVIPCD domain-containing protein — MTPIQPPRAVEREAMLGPEHPDHPDHLLYAQIREGVHALDAACGRAPDAISERMVARLLPLAKEYGFDQVDHVVLSREIGDVEDGENVFLVRGDLDDPAHLRAHITTHEAVGMSVEESLARLEKVNRRLALRLRPD; from the coding sequence ATGACGCCCATCCAGCCGCCACGCGCGGTCGAGCGCGAGGCCATGCTCGGCCCCGAGCATCCGGACCATCCCGATCATCTGCTGTACGCGCAGATCCGCGAAGGCGTGCACGCACTGGACGCCGCCTGCGGCCGCGCGCCCGACGCGATCAGCGAACGCATGGTGGCGCGGCTGCTGCCGCTGGCCAAGGAGTACGGCTTCGACCAGGTCGACCATGTGGTGCTCAGCCGCGAGATCGGCGACGTGGAGGATGGCGAGAACGTGTTCCTGGTGCGCGGCGACCTGGACGATCCGGCGCACCTGCGCGCGCACATCACCACCCACGAAGCGGTCGGCATGTCGGTGGAGGAGTCGCTGGCGCGGCTGGAGAAGGTGAACCGGCGCCTGGCGCTGCGGCTGCGGCCGGACTGA